From the genome of Aspergillus fumigatus Af293 chromosome 1, whole genome shotgun sequence, one region includes:
- a CDS encoding transcription factor domain-containing protein: protein MSTKKPRDRTTPCCVCRLKRRGCDRQRPVCGRCREAGLSEECSYRPEDMPPRNSSTRSLLPRQLKRLRSLPSSSHSPPLVVIQSATPPRSTWNGREPSPRRTLQSSREAGSRLQYRLGLFSHRRTQSGSAMYPARGNWQARGQIEADESSVGEPEGKDDAIEVSSSHSEESFHTATRSPMPEFISTESRGVQGSRFARIRQAQERRTGSVKREEEEVTEARLPILRHSNLAGGTFISAVDEDEEMMDPSVDLSKKDADRLVNIYLKLDYVTLPILDIQDFRAAYEAVSVAGDSTTPNAFYAILNTIFALACLNVDDMREERARYFFNEGQRLANLFDQYKSIDLLRLYILQVQYLNAIGDLLPTAWALIGSTIRLAQSLRLPFDAKQHGHSRKERETCRRLWHGAMIMEQIIALRLGIAPQTPDPLRVPLPTHLDTDYVDVFSSAPSSAPSSSQGERASIIEFFTACARLYRLVEDVMAWEEEARIRPHGCAMKKLLSLDFTRFLKADSLLHDWNQSLPSSFRSSGGRGTDEHSIVVRQRNILRARYLYLRLRLNRPLVTLGLALTTACKCKSDGQPHIVVRRPAPDSPIALSLVHGASVMCVRSALELAELIRAHETGLLRFDAPYDASHCLSPPYWESVDYLYVCGTAFLASFNHTCPFFGDMTDEEDEQCRVLWPCIIDLLGRYQGYRRRGRTDNVAQACSRTLSELAKAVESTDFTPWAVDSAILGQDARARFSQRTEMESPVRHRRISGASQTIPDPLGDVPGFPEWMDSLPVDLVG, encoded by the exons ATGTCGACCaagaagccaagagaccGGACCACTCCCTGCTGCGTGTGCCGGTTAAAACGGCGAGGATGTGATCGGCAACGTCCAG TATGCGGACGATGCCGCGAGGCAGGCCTATCGGAGGAATGCTCCTACCGACCGGAGGACATGCCTCCTCGGAACAGCTCAACACG GTCGCTACTTCCGCGGCAACTGAAACGGCTGAGGTCCTTGCCCTCTTCGTCACATTCTCCCCCGTTGGTGGTCATCCAGTCCGCTACACCGCCCCGTTCGACGTGGAATGGGAGGGAGCCGTCGCCGAGGCGCACGCTGCAGAGTTCGCGAGAGGCTGGTTCCAGGCTGCAGTATAGGCTCGGCCTTTTTTCGCATCGGCGAACGCAGTCTGGATCTGCTATGTACCCTGCCCGAGGTAACTGGCAAGCGCGCGGGCAGATTGAGGCCGACGAAAGTTCCGTTGGTGAGCCCGAGGGAAAGGACGATGCGATTGAGGTTTCGTCGAGTCATTCGGAGGAGTCGTTTCATACTGCTACGCGATCGCCGATGCCGGAGTTCATTTCGACGGAGAGTCGCGGCGTGCAGGGATCGCGCTTTGCGAGGATACGACAGGCCCAGGAGAGACGGACGGGAAGTGTCAAGcgggaagaggaagaggtgaCTGAGGCTCGTCTGCCGATATTACGACATTCAAATCTTGCTGGTGGGACGTTTATCTCTGCCgtggatgaagacgaggagatgatggatcCTTCAGTAGATTTGTCCAAAAAAGATGCAGATCGACTGGTGAACATCTACTTGAAGCTGGACTATGTGACGCTGCCGATCTTGGATATACAGGACTTTCGGGCAGCGTATGAGGCAGTTAGTGTTGCTGGGGACTCTACCACGCCGAACGCATTTTATGCCATTCTGAACACAATCTTTGCGCTCGCCTGTCTCAATGTAGACGACATGCGTGAGGAAAGGGCGAGATACTTCTTCAACGAGGGTCAGAGGCTGGCCAACCTGTTTGATCAATACAAGTCTATTGATCTTCTTCGATTGTACATCCTACAGGTTCAATATCTCAACGCGATAGGTGATCTACTACCTACGGCTTGGGCTTTGATCGGATCTACGATACGACTGGCACAGTCACTGCGTCTACCCTTCGATGCAAAGCAACACGGGCACAGCAGAAAAGAGCGAGAGACTTGCCGGAGGCTCTGGCATGGCGCGATGATAATGGAACAGATAATTGCGCTGCGGCTCGGCATCGCGCCCCAAACACCCGATCCGCTGCGGGTTCCTCTGCCTACGCACTTGGATACAGACTATGTTGATGTGTTCTCGAGCGCTCCGTCCAGCGCACCGTCGAGCTCGCAAGGTGAACGTGCATCAATAATCGAGTTTTTCACCGCCTGCGCAAGACTGTACAGGCTTGTCGAAGACGTAATGGCatgggaggaagaggcaagGATTCGGCCTCACGGCTGTGCCATGAAGAAACTACTGTCGCTGGATTTTACGCGATTCTTGAAAGCAGATAGCCTCTTACATGATTGGAATCAGTCATTGCCCTCGTCTTTCCGGAGCAGTGGAGGCCGTGGCACAGACGAACACTCGATCGTCGTCCGACAGCGGAATATCCTTCGAGCTCGATACTTGTATCTTCGGCTCCGGCTAAACCGACCACTGGTAACTCTGGGGCTAGCGCTGACCACCGCGTGCAAATGCAAGTCGGATGGCCAGCCGCACATTGTGGTAAGAAGGCCCGCCCCAGACTCACCTATTGCCCTGAGCCTAGTCCATGGGGCTTCTGTCATGTGCGTCCGATCCGCACTCGAACTGGCAGAGCTCATTCGCGCCCATGAGACTGGATTGCTTCGATTTGATGCACCATACGACGCAAGTCACTGTCTCAGCCCACCATACTGGGAGTCTGTGGACTATCTCTACGTCTGTGGTACAGCCTTCCTTGCTAGCTTCAACCACACATGTCCTTTCTTCGGTGATATGaccgacgaggaagacgaacAGTGTAGAGTACTCTGGCCCTGCATAATAGACCTTCTCGGTCGCTACCAGGGATATCGTCGACGCGGCCGAACGGACAATGTAGCCCAGGCGTGCAGCCGTACACTGAGcgagcttgccaaggctgTTGAAAGCACAGATTTTACGCCTTGGGCGGTCGACTCGGCGATATTAGGACAAGACGCGCGAGCAAGGTTCTCTCAACGAACTGAGATGGAGTCACCGGTTCGACACAGACGAATATCAGGTGCGAGTCAGACGATCCCGGATCCTCTTGGGGACGTTCCTGGGTTTCCAGAGTGGATGGATAGTTTACCAGTTGACCTTGTGGGATGA
- a CDS encoding HpcH/HpaI aldolase family protein, whose product MQAMQAANRLQRALRTERGLSFGAWQMLPGANHARFMARTGYDWICVDTEHGNIAVMAMADGGFAADWQMHEAVAAIAATGVSPIVRIAANEGWMVKRALDAGAHGIVVPLLYTADDARRLVESAKFPPVGRRGFGSPFAMGSIGGVSGLEYLQGANDALLTIVQIETKEALENVEEIAKVPGIDVLFVGPWDLGNNIGRPVTGAFHEDLEAAIERIRKAAVDNGKRAGIYCVGGAAAKKYADRGFHMISVVADAVALPTFLADALETAKGSKTDAAVPTY is encoded by the exons ATGCAGGCAATGCAAGCAGCGAATCGACTCCAGCGGGCTCTCCGCACCGAGCGCGGACTGTCCTTTGGTGCGTGGCAGATGCTTCCTGGGGCGAATCATGCACGGTTCATGGCGAGAACGGGGTATGACTGGATTTGTGTAGATACGGAGCATGGGAATATTGCTG tgatggccatggctgaCGGGGGGTTTGCTGCAGATTGGCAGATGCATGAGGCTGTGGCTGCAATTGCTGCTACGGGGGTGAGTCCCATTGTGCGGATTGCTGCGAATGAGGGGTGGATGGTGAAGC GGGCCTTGGATGCGGGCGCTCATGGAATCGTCGTGCCTCTTTTGTATACTGCTGATGATGCTCGGAGATTGGTGGAATCTGCCAAGTTCCCGCCAGTTGGCCGGAGAGGCTTTGGGAGTCCCTTTGCCATGGGCTCTATTGGTGGTGTTTCTGGATTGGAGTACCTCCAGGGGGCCAACGATGCTCTGCTCACTATCGTGCAGATTGAGACTAAGGAGGCATTGGAGAAT GTAGAAGAGATTGCAAAGGTCCCCGGCATCGATGTCCTGTTCGTCGGACCCTGGGATCTGGGAAACAATATCGGCCGTCCCGTCACGGGGGCGTTCCATGAAGACCTCGAGGCTGCGATTGAGCGGATCCGCAAGGCTGCCGTCGATAACGGAAAGAGGGCCGGTATCTATTGCGTGGGTGGTGCGGCTGCAAAGAAGTATGCCGACCGGGGTTTCCACATG ATCTCCGTCGTCGCCGATGCTGTCGCGTTGCCCACTTTCCTTGCGGATGCCCTTGAAACTGCCAAGGGTAGCAAGACTGATGCCGCCGTTCCCACCTACTAG
- a CDS encoding glutaredoxin family protein, translating to MFPTRALFSKARVTLFTRAGCGLCDTAKHTVTQLHKRRPFDYAELDIMAPENKSWKDVYEFDVPVLHVQAALKDQFSDPKKLFHRFTEQEIENLVEEAEEMKP from the coding sequence ATGTTCCCCACGAGAGCCCTCTTCTCCAAAGCTCGTGTCACGCTCTTCACCCGCGCTGGCTGCGGGCTCTGTGACACCGCCAAGCACACCGTGACCCAGCTACACAAGCGGAGGCCCTTTGATTACGCCGAATTAGACATTATGGCTCCCGAGAACAAGTCCTGGAAGGACGTCTACGAATTTGACGTTCCGGTTCTCCATGTTCAAGCTGCCCTCAAGGATCAGTTCTCTGACCCGAAGAAGCTTTTCCACCGATTCACAGAGCAGGAAATCGAGAATTTGGTtgaggaggcagaagaaatGAAGCCATAG
- a CDS encoding cysteine and histidine-rich domain-containing protein, which translates to MASKCVHKGCGKEFTDPDEDCLYHPGPPVFHEGQKGWKCCKTRVLTFEEFLTIPPCTTGKHSTVDDTPAEPEKESDASSVLEQQVAAASPAPAPPRPAVSPAIAPPSNAATPAVEDTEEDDPALEIPANATCRRRGCNKGYDPSISRDEEKCVYHPGQPIFHEGSKGWSCCKRRVLEFDEFMKIQGCKEKTRHLFVGKGKPAGEEKVETVRNDFYQTPSTVNVSLYLKKIDKDNAKVTFSSTSVEFDLPTTDNKRYKDTYPLFAPIDPEGSSFKVLGTKLELKLVKADGTSWPVLRSDDKWTGERIQVGQAGRA; encoded by the exons ATGGCGTCCAAGTGTGTTCACAAAGGGTGCGGTAAAGAGTTCACCGATCCCGACGAGGATTGCCTATACCATCCTGGCCCTCCCGTTTTCCACGAAGGTCAAAAGG GCTGGAAATGCTGCAAAACCCGCGTTCTGACCTTTGAGGAATTTCTGACCATCCCACCATGCACCACCGGCAAGCACTCGACGGTGGACGACACGCCCGCCGAGCCAGAGAAGGAGTCGGATGCCTCATCTGTCCTTGAGCAGCAAGTCGCCGCCGCCTCACCGGCGCCTGCTCCCCCGCGGCCTGCAGTCTCGCCCGCCATTGCCCCTCCCTCGAACGCCGCTACGCCCGCTGTCGAAGACACAGAGGAGGATGACCCCGCGCTAGAGATCCCGGCCAATGCCACCTGCCGTCGCAGAGGATGTAACAAAGGGTACGATCCGTCTATTTCGCGCGACGAGGAGAAGTGTGTCTATCACCCTGGCCAGCCGATCTTCCATGAGGGCAGCAAGGGCTGGTCATGCTGCAAGAGGCGGGTGCTGGAGTTTGACGAGTTCATGAAGATCCAGGGGTgcaaggagaagacgaggcaTCTCTTTGTaggaaagggaaagcccGCTGGTGAGGAGAAGGTCGAGACGGTCAG GAATGACTTCTACCAGACCCCCTCGACGGTCAATGTCTCGCTCTATCTCAAGAAGATTGACAAGGACAACGCCAAagtcaccttctcctccacatcGGTCGAGTTTGATCTGCCTACGACGGACAACAAGCGGTACAAGGACACGTACCCTCTGTTTGCGCCGATTGACCCGGAGGGGTCTTCTTTCAAGGTCTTGGGAACGAAGCTGGAGCTCAAGCTGGTCAAGGCTGATGGGACAAGCTGGCCGGTGCTTCGGAGTGACGACAAGTGGACGGGAGAGAGAATTCAGGTTGGACAGGCCGGCAGGGCTTAG